GTAGTGCTGTAAGTGGTACTGCACAAGAAGTACAAAACAAAATCTAAGCGTCAAACGTTTGGGTTATGTAAAGGGTTTATCATTGATGTGATAAGCCCTTTTTATTAAGCTTAAATTCTGAACACTTAATCAATATATCATGCTATAAAAATGCTCTTAATATTTGATTGAGGTACCTTTTTCCAAGCTCTGTCGGCTGCAATTGTTCAAGACTGTCCGTCAGCAGACCTTGCTCGATTAATTGAGTGACTTGTATCGTAACGCTGTCATAACTTAGCCCTGTACGCGTCTCAAATAACGACCACGTTACACCATCATGCAAACGTAAGGCATTGAGCATAAACTCACTAATCAACTCATCCTGATCAATGGCTTGCCAGCCAATCATTTTTGGCGCTGGTGTTAACGCCCTATCGGGCTGATGAGCCTCTTGATATTCCATATAGTCTTTTGGCATACGAGATTTACTAAAGCGATAGATACCTGCTTGTTTGTTCTCTTCATCATTGATCAATATGTTAGCAGTCATCTCATGGCTAACTTTGTTATCAATGACCCCTTCCCTAACCGTTACTTTGCCGTGAGCCCCTGCTCCGATTGCCAGATAATCGCCAAACTGCCAGTAGTTGACATTGTGACGACAAGGTTTATCTGCTGCCCCAGACCATGCGGATACCTCATAATTGTGATAGCCTAAATTCTGTAATAATATTTGACCTGCTTCTTCAATATCTGCCAGACGATCCTCATCGGGTAAAACCGGCTGACTGCGATAAAAGACGGTATTAGGCTCAATGGTCAGCTGATACCAAGAGATATGCGTCGCACCTGCATTGTGTGCCATTTGTATATCGTCTAACGCCTCGCTCCTAGTTTGCTCTGGCAATCCATGCATCAAATCC
This window of the Psychrobacter arcticus 273-4 genome carries:
- the hemW gene encoding radical SAM family heme chaperone HemW, producing MSNIKPNHLFQQSNPLHDAHSNAIEVKDIPLALYIHIPWCVKKCPYCDFNSHELPVDGQLSMYDEYVDALLQDAAMQQILTQGREIGSIFIGGGTPSLLPIAQYQRLFDGLQKYYEFASDIEITMEANPGTLEHAPFVEYLEVGINRLSIGVQSFSAEQLTTLGRIHNPIQALSAIKAARAAGFERVNVDLMHGLPEQTRSEALDDIQMAHNAGATHISWYQLTIEPNTVFYRSQPVLPDEDRLADIEEAGQILLQNLGYHNYEVSAWSGAADKPCRHNVNYWQFGDYLAIGAGAHGKVTVREGVIDNKVSHEMTANILINDEENKQAGIYRFSKSRMPKDYMEYQEAHQPDRALTPAPKMIGWQAIDQDELISEFMLNALRLHDGVTWSLFETRTGLSYDSVTIQVTQLIEQGLLTDSLEQLQPTELGKRYLNQILRAFL